The following are from one region of the Rhodopirellula sp. P2 genome:
- a CDS encoding FG-GAP-like repeat-containing protein, with the protein MFSDSTRRFQVGTTLFAFSWFAWIVGCSTEPSDFEKLRKQQQHSETNQATSKLDVDEQIALARQELKLGSAERAEAMLEPILMSHPERTDVMRLMAEVQHRTGHSVAAADLLASIPYSNPDRSSAAKLKAVDWYLQANAYEPAIELLMNAVETTTGQDRFRHRLVEVLNQTGQRMAAFRVLQPLIREGKASERDLFSAITRGEAFIDETLSAPDFTKQSLASLSLARRQHDEANLSEANELLSDLRKSYPGSTAIAAFQGRVLADLQDFDSLQAWRESLPANIQDEPEYWHAFGKLASHRNNPEVAIRCFGEAIQRDPTDRKSLVLVARSFRQLGLNEEAETAMRQFEMLERTSELAKIFGLASGTPAQYREMADLLSELGRPWESIAWERIAVAMTGNQPLDEAALSQKRKHLMELDASDSPSQLDSSVPWSRENLSQWPLPASLDSVDLHQEQASQQRASSQLSSAPAPIRFRNVAPSLNLHFQYDNGDDQTDNKFYLHQQTGGGLGILDFDRDGWVDLYCAQAGIQALDAQSPRPNQLFRNFTASAVQDVTQESQTGDRGYGQGIAVADINQDGFPDLLVANIGVNVAFQNNGDGTFARVELPPEGDGKWTTSIACGDLNGDHLPEIIEVNYIDDPSAFEIPCVPDNDACGPSRFQPAADRWLSLNAQGAFRSFSNPEGSQPNAGHGFAVLLGNLNGQLGNDVYIANDGDANHFWQNRGPRSLASVTDETPLADSQLAPANQATWIAEETASLSGIATSQLGGRHGSMGLAFADFDRNALPDLHVTNYWDQEADLYLQEDGETFQHSSRGWQIHERSKPTVGWGSQAADFDRDGRADLMVLNGHIVDHRHRGVPFQMLPQLFQGHDNHFEFVSESTAADAEQRDAFWTQPTLGRTLAVLDWNRDGLPDVLANHLDQPATLLQNESAPRAWLQLELIGTRSERDAIGATVEIQCGTERWTHWQANGGFLANNEALLDIGLGDSEHPCQVMIEWPSGSKQTLANLAPNHRYVVIEGESTTPWTRRNHSRK; encoded by the coding sequence ATGTTCAGTGATTCAACGAGACGTTTCCAGGTTGGCACCACGCTGTTCGCGTTTTCATGGTTCGCTTGGATCGTGGGCTGCTCCACGGAACCATCGGATTTTGAAAAACTTCGCAAGCAACAGCAACACAGCGAAACCAACCAAGCCACGTCCAAACTGGACGTGGATGAACAAATCGCTTTGGCACGGCAAGAACTGAAGCTTGGCTCGGCTGAGCGAGCCGAGGCGATGCTCGAACCCATCTTGATGAGCCATCCCGAACGCACCGATGTGATGCGATTGATGGCCGAGGTGCAACACCGAACCGGACACTCCGTTGCCGCCGCCGACCTGCTGGCGTCCATCCCCTACAGCAACCCCGATCGATCTTCCGCAGCCAAGCTGAAGGCCGTCGATTGGTACCTGCAGGCCAACGCCTACGAACCCGCCATCGAACTCTTGATGAATGCGGTGGAAACGACCACCGGTCAGGATCGGTTCCGCCATCGGTTGGTCGAAGTCCTCAATCAGACCGGTCAACGCATGGCGGCATTCCGGGTGTTGCAACCATTGATCCGCGAGGGAAAGGCGAGTGAACGAGACCTTTTCTCGGCGATCACTCGGGGAGAAGCGTTCATTGACGAAACACTTTCGGCCCCGGACTTTACAAAACAGAGCCTGGCTTCGTTGTCGCTGGCCCGCCGGCAACACGACGAAGCCAATTTGAGCGAGGCCAATGAATTGCTCAGCGATCTCCGGAAAAGCTACCCGGGGTCGACGGCAATCGCCGCATTCCAAGGCCGCGTGCTGGCTGATCTGCAGGATTTCGATTCACTCCAAGCATGGCGTGAGTCGCTTCCCGCCAACATTCAGGATGAACCGGAGTACTGGCACGCCTTCGGAAAACTCGCTTCGCATCGCAACAACCCCGAGGTGGCCATTCGCTGCTTTGGGGAGGCCATTCAACGTGACCCGACGGACCGCAAGTCACTGGTGTTGGTCGCTCGGTCTTTCCGGCAGCTTGGGCTCAACGAAGAAGCCGAAACCGCCATGCGGCAATTCGAGATGCTCGAACGGACCTCCGAACTGGCGAAAATCTTTGGTTTGGCGTCGGGAACACCTGCCCAGTATCGGGAAATGGCAGATTTGCTGTCTGAACTTGGACGCCCCTGGGAATCCATCGCTTGGGAACGCATCGCGGTTGCCATGACGGGAAACCAACCGCTCGATGAGGCCGCGTTGAGCCAGAAACGCAAGCATCTGATGGAACTGGATGCCTCGGACTCCCCTTCACAGCTTGACTCATCTGTTCCCTGGTCACGCGAAAATCTATCCCAATGGCCGCTTCCGGCATCACTCGATTCAGTCGACCTCCACCAGGAACAGGCATCTCAGCAGCGGGCTTCCTCTCAACTCAGCTCCGCCCCCGCCCCCATTCGGTTTCGCAATGTGGCCCCGTCGCTGAACCTCCATTTCCAATACGACAACGGGGATGACCAGACCGACAACAAGTTCTATCTGCATCAACAAACCGGCGGTGGATTGGGTATTTTGGATTTCGACCGCGATGGCTGGGTCGATCTCTACTGCGCTCAAGCAGGCATCCAGGCACTTGACGCGCAGTCCCCCCGCCCCAATCAACTGTTCCGCAACTTCACTGCGAGTGCTGTCCAAGACGTCACGCAGGAATCTCAAACCGGCGATCGAGGGTACGGTCAAGGAATTGCCGTCGCAGACATCAACCAAGATGGCTTCCCGGACCTGCTGGTAGCCAACATCGGCGTCAACGTCGCTTTCCAAAACAACGGCGACGGAACCTTCGCTCGAGTCGAACTGCCACCTGAAGGCGATGGCAAATGGACCACCTCAATCGCATGTGGTGATCTCAATGGAGATCACTTGCCGGAGATCATCGAAGTCAATTACATCGACGATCCCAGCGCATTCGAGATCCCCTGTGTTCCCGACAACGACGCCTGCGGCCCCAGTCGCTTCCAACCTGCCGCTGACCGTTGGTTGTCACTCAACGCACAGGGTGCGTTTCGATCCTTTTCCAACCCGGAAGGATCCCAGCCGAATGCGGGGCATGGTTTCGCGGTCCTGCTCGGCAACCTCAATGGCCAGCTAGGCAATGACGTCTACATTGCGAATGATGGCGACGCGAATCACTTCTGGCAAAATCGCGGCCCACGTTCACTCGCCAGCGTGACGGACGAGACCCCCCTTGCTGATTCCCAATTGGCCCCAGCCAATCAAGCAACCTGGATCGCGGAGGAGACGGCCTCTCTGTCTGGAATCGCAACCAGCCAGCTAGGAGGACGACACGGATCGATGGGCTTGGCATTCGCGGATTTTGATCGCAATGCTCTGCCCGACCTGCACGTGACCAACTACTGGGATCAAGAGGCCGATCTCTACCTTCAAGAAGATGGCGAGACGTTTCAACACTCCAGCCGCGGTTGGCAAATTCATGAACGCAGCAAACCGACAGTCGGATGGGGCAGTCAAGCCGCCGACTTTGATCGCGACGGACGCGCGGACCTGATGGTTCTCAATGGACACATTGTCGACCATCGTCATCGAGGCGTGCCGTTTCAAATGCTGCCCCAGTTGTTCCAAGGTCACGACAACCATTTCGAATTCGTCTCCGAATCAACCGCTGCCGACGCGGAGCAGCGTGATGCGTTCTGGACCCAACCGACGCTCGGCCGAACGCTTGCGGTGCTGGACTGGAACCGAGACGGTCTGCCTGACGTCTTGGCCAATCATCTCGACCAGCCAGCGACCCTGTTGCAGAACGAATCCGCCCCTCGAGCCTGGCTGCAGTTGGAATTGATTGGAACACGGAGCGAACGAGACGCCATTGGGGCCACGGTGGAGATTCAGTGTGGGACCGAACGCTGGACCCATTGGCAGGCCAACGGCGGATTCTTAGCGAACAATGAAGCCCTGTTGGATATTGGACTCGGTGATTCCGAGCATCCCTGCCAAGTCATGATCGAGTGGCCCTCGGGGTCCAAGCAAACCCTCGCCAACCTTGCCCCCAATCATCGGTACGTCGTCATCGAAGGCGAATCAACAACGCCTTGGACAAGACGGAATCATTCTCGCAAGTGA
- a CDS encoding FG-GAP-like repeat-containing protein, with the protein MTRSRIAIDAVSSCLVCCLLWGCDGSGETSSKNATQEPVENRVTSGDSPKAFNVHYLEAVQAVRRGDFRSAERALREHLLTNPTDVKAMELAGDVTARTGDVAQAIQWYRDAAEQSAVPSDALLNKLAKHLMANGLAYDSVEVLKQTISLHPQLERPRYDLAGLVTVLGLNRDAIGPLQWLIQHNLSDEESLVVLSNPDRVQPDPEFCHKLLSRAPEDLRPHFALAKLDAAKQDWLAVSQRLTPVLQQHSDFLPAWALQGQALVSLAVANPEVAEYRSSLIQWSQAKPAGLEALPEYWNAAGMWAKFTGDNASAVRSFTEAARLHQSNHGPSLADLQASLRQFGRKAEAEQVAQRFDHIAGLNDAVKTFLERNSQSQIAALKVAYRMVDLGRIWEAEAWTRLAKSLPNDPVPSIEQAHLAIRSRLRADTPWQSKSSLVADSIQVSDLPTVSWNASSNRIREIANHIDVAPLQFLEQAAELGLKHTVSLAPEAESEGHWIYQSTGGGAAVLDFDLNGWPDVALANLDGKPLIQNSSPNQLFRNLEGHFQNTTTSSSYLDTGFAQGITSGDFNDDGFPDLFDANVGRNRLYRNNGDGTFSDATDEMGLVGSEWTTSAVIADVDGDGNADIFEVNYCGGMAPYETPCRSEANGKLSSCPPLKFEASPDRVWSGDGTGGFQNVSQTWMQPTSIGRGLGIIAGQLDELPGLDLFIANDMSVNHLWSSSHSAPTNGAISSEQTTRLTDIGTVRGLAMSGQSNSQASMGMAVGDPDGDGDLDFFLTHFAEEHNTYYEQVAPGLWEDRTHAVGLYEPSLDQLGFGTTWTDFNLDGATELLITNGHVSETGRTDIGYQMPPQMFTRLASGRWKAVPNDSLGTYFEQLHLGRALVTLDANCDGRTDALITHLYEPVALLINASQPASQAIGLEFKATTGHRDAIGTTVEVRNPNDKRTLQLTGGDGYMGSQERKLNLPLPGGNTTSDIQVHWPSGLSQPFQDLNAGQDYLLVEGIEKPIPMKKHVQ; encoded by the coding sequence GTGACCCGATCCCGTATCGCCATCGACGCCGTGAGCAGTTGCCTCGTGTGCTGCCTTCTTTGGGGATGCGATGGTTCCGGTGAGACATCATCCAAGAACGCCACGCAGGAGCCCGTCGAGAACCGTGTCACTTCGGGTGACTCACCCAAGGCTTTCAACGTTCACTATCTGGAAGCCGTTCAGGCAGTGCGTCGTGGCGATTTCCGATCGGCGGAGCGAGCTCTTCGTGAACACCTGCTAACCAACCCGACCGATGTGAAGGCGATGGAACTGGCGGGCGATGTCACTGCCCGGACTGGCGACGTTGCTCAGGCGATTCAGTGGTACCGCGATGCAGCGGAACAATCAGCCGTCCCCAGCGACGCCTTGCTCAACAAATTGGCCAAGCACTTGATGGCGAACGGACTGGCCTATGACTCGGTGGAGGTCCTGAAGCAAACCATTTCACTTCATCCTCAATTGGAACGCCCACGGTATGACCTGGCCGGACTGGTCACCGTGCTTGGCCTCAATCGTGATGCGATTGGTCCGCTGCAGTGGCTGATCCAGCACAACCTCAGCGACGAAGAAAGCCTGGTCGTGCTTTCCAATCCCGATCGTGTCCAACCCGACCCTGAGTTTTGTCACAAACTGTTGAGCCGCGCACCGGAAGATCTCCGACCACATTTCGCACTCGCAAAATTGGATGCCGCCAAACAAGACTGGCTGGCTGTTTCGCAACGGCTCACGCCTGTCCTCCAGCAACACTCCGATTTTCTTCCTGCTTGGGCCTTGCAAGGACAAGCCTTGGTTTCCCTTGCGGTGGCGAATCCTGAGGTTGCCGAATACCGGTCCAGTTTGATTCAGTGGAGTCAGGCGAAGCCAGCGGGGTTGGAAGCTCTTCCGGAATACTGGAATGCCGCGGGCATGTGGGCGAAGTTCACAGGCGACAACGCTTCTGCAGTCCGCTCGTTCACCGAAGCAGCACGCCTGCATCAATCCAATCACGGGCCCTCCCTCGCAGACCTGCAAGCCAGCTTGCGACAATTCGGACGCAAAGCAGAAGCCGAGCAAGTTGCACAACGATTCGACCACATCGCTGGCTTGAACGATGCCGTCAAAACGTTCCTCGAACGAAACTCGCAGTCCCAGATTGCAGCCCTCAAAGTCGCCTACCGCATGGTCGATTTGGGACGCATCTGGGAAGCCGAAGCCTGGACCCGGCTTGCCAAATCGCTCCCCAATGATCCCGTCCCGAGCATTGAACAAGCGCATCTGGCGATCCGATCTCGGCTCCGCGCCGACACGCCCTGGCAGTCCAAGTCCAGCTTGGTAGCGGATTCCATTCAGGTCAGCGATCTGCCAACCGTGTCATGGAATGCATCCAGCAACCGCATTCGCGAAATCGCCAATCATATCGATGTCGCACCACTTCAATTTCTCGAACAAGCCGCTGAGCTGGGGTTGAAACACACGGTTTCATTGGCTCCCGAAGCCGAATCCGAAGGCCACTGGATCTATCAAAGCACGGGAGGCGGCGCCGCTGTCCTCGACTTTGATCTGAATGGTTGGCCCGACGTCGCGCTCGCCAATCTCGATGGGAAACCGCTGATCCAAAATTCGTCGCCCAATCAACTGTTCCGGAATTTGGAGGGTCACTTCCAAAACACAACCACTTCGAGCAGCTATCTGGACACCGGATTTGCGCAAGGCATCACGTCGGGTGACTTCAACGATGATGGATTCCCGGATCTGTTTGACGCCAATGTCGGTCGCAACCGACTGTATCGCAACAACGGCGATGGAACCTTCTCCGACGCGACGGATGAAATGGGTTTGGTGGGCAGCGAGTGGACCACCTCCGCTGTGATCGCGGATGTCGACGGAGACGGGAATGCAGACATTTTCGAAGTCAATTACTGCGGTGGGATGGCCCCCTACGAAACCCCTTGCCGAAGCGAAGCAAACGGCAAACTTTCGAGCTGCCCTCCTCTGAAATTCGAAGCCAGTCCCGATCGGGTTTGGAGTGGTGACGGGACAGGCGGTTTTCAAAACGTCAGCCAAACGTGGATGCAACCGACCAGCATCGGCCGTGGATTAGGAATCATTGCCGGTCAACTCGATGAACTCCCGGGACTCGATCTGTTCATCGCCAACGACATGTCCGTCAATCATCTCTGGTCGTCCTCGCATTCCGCACCGACGAACGGTGCAATCTCGTCTGAACAAACGACACGGCTGACAGACATTGGAACCGTGCGGGGATTGGCGATGAGCGGGCAATCCAATTCCCAAGCGTCCATGGGGATGGCCGTGGGCGATCCTGACGGTGATGGAGACCTGGATTTCTTCCTGACCCACTTTGCAGAAGAACACAACACTTACTACGAACAAGTCGCCCCTGGGCTCTGGGAAGACCGCACTCATGCAGTCGGACTCTATGAACCCTCATTGGATCAACTCGGATTCGGCACCACTTGGACCGACTTCAACCTGGATGGCGCAACAGAACTGCTGATCACCAATGGGCATGTCAGCGAAACCGGACGCACCGACATCGGCTATCAAATGCCGCCCCAAATGTTCACGCGTCTGGCGTCCGGCCGTTGGAAAGCAGTGCCCAACGACTCCCTCGGCACCTACTTTGAACAATTGCATCTAGGACGCGCCTTGGTCACTCTCGATGCGAACTGCGACGGCCGAACCGATGCGCTCATCACGCACCTCTACGAACCAGTTGCCTTGCTGATCAATGCATCCCAACCGGCCTCCCAGGCCATCGGGTTGGAATTCAAAGCCACGACCGGACACCGCGATGCAATCGGCACCACCGTGGAAGTTCGAAACCCCAATGACAAACGCACACTCCAGCTCACTGGCGGTGATGGCTACATGGGCAGTCAGGAACGCAAGCTGAACCTGCCTCTTCCTGGCGGCAACACAACCAGTGACATTCAGGTTCACTGGCCGTCGGGACTCAGCCAGCCGTTCCAAGATTTAAACGCTGGGCAAGACTACCTCTTGGTGGAGGGAATCGAAAAACCGATTCCAATGAAGAAACATGTTCAGTGA
- a CDS encoding FG-GAP-like repeat-containing protein — MTSSLLRFDWTSLCRVWFVLVWFGMSCVVGCGRSGSESAASTDQPAGSTPSEMAPRAAKTDRGSSPIVKDTAKAFDELLRASKFSEAETLLKGAVEQDPDNVTSRRLLAQLLSAQGRRYEASHHVRHLIRMRVIEQHELLSLIDLSGPFSLVHYGEMPGMGPETLFGLGAAREAYFSPRAEADVVLPMLMKVRRRFPSHSTVVALTGRVLAENARWAELQEWISELPEEVRELKASKRPAGGLAGVDRPMTLPDEPEFWLTIGIWLAHGNQHAQAVDAWAETLRRDPTNRAALRLIVSTTEKHLPEASKWHKQLPLLRQWMGDLDKVFRLARDADAEQAEWIAERMQSWFRPWESAAWTMRAGHMTGRLPSLLPELEQRRQALLVWEAKATETQIQQARMQRTMGIIPGPFQMPSFTESFAMGETSQIEERSPLVFRDVASELGIHSDFTTGFPADGKEFYLHQANGVGLAALDYDLDGRCDTYFARAGGDPHQTNSRANQLYRQLPSGIFEEVTNVCQADDRGYGQGVCVGDVNQDGFPDVLIANIGRNSVYINQGDGTFQSDPGRIVGNEARWTSSLGLADLNGDALPELIEINYIDDPLAFQVMCSPPFDNCQPQSYRVAQDYAYEMQPDGTLKPWESVCEAMAEHPKFGFGVVIGNYDGRCGNDFFVSNDGDLNHFWVSDCSDPGASDAGDDSDPGIANRSIKRMVENAGLAGCAVGRSGIGEACMGIAAGDFNRDGRLDLHVTNFYQESVNLFVQTAGGYFSDDALAYGVDTPSRPVTGFGTQAADFDNDGWLDLAVLNGHLFNNQSQSVPYKMLPTLFGGGPRGFVQNTPEGGEGYFAEPQLGRTLAVLDFDRDGRMDLLANHLNRPAALLHNQSQAGDSVQLEFIGKYSEKSASGAVVQVSFEGQDGEQTLTGFVLAGGGYMCTNQALVHVGVGPSGGEVTLEISWPSGLLETVEDLAVNKRYQILEGTGAINATRYHSSDE, encoded by the coding sequence ATGACGTCTTCTTTGCTTCGATTCGACTGGACCTCGCTCTGCCGAGTATGGTTCGTTCTTGTTTGGTTCGGCATGAGCTGTGTGGTTGGGTGTGGGCGATCGGGATCCGAATCGGCAGCCTCGACGGACCAGCCCGCCGGTTCCACTCCCAGCGAAATGGCGCCGCGAGCCGCGAAAACGGATCGCGGTTCCTCCCCGATCGTAAAGGATACGGCGAAAGCGTTCGATGAGTTGCTGCGAGCGTCAAAGTTTTCTGAGGCGGAAACGCTGCTCAAGGGTGCGGTGGAGCAGGATCCAGACAATGTCACGTCCCGCAGACTGCTAGCACAATTGCTCAGTGCCCAAGGGCGACGGTACGAGGCGAGCCATCACGTGCGTCACCTGATCCGGATGCGGGTGATTGAGCAGCACGAATTGCTCAGTCTCATTGATCTGAGTGGGCCGTTTTCGTTGGTTCATTATGGCGAGATGCCCGGAATGGGGCCGGAAACGTTGTTTGGTTTGGGGGCAGCCCGCGAGGCCTATTTTTCACCGCGAGCCGAAGCGGATGTCGTCCTGCCCATGCTGATGAAGGTTCGTCGCCGTTTCCCCTCCCATTCAACCGTCGTGGCTTTGACCGGTCGGGTGTTGGCTGAGAACGCACGATGGGCCGAACTCCAAGAATGGATCTCGGAATTGCCAGAAGAAGTCCGAGAACTCAAGGCATCAAAACGCCCCGCTGGTGGCTTGGCGGGAGTGGACCGACCGATGACGCTGCCGGATGAACCCGAGTTCTGGTTGACGATTGGAATTTGGTTGGCTCATGGAAATCAGCACGCTCAAGCGGTGGATGCTTGGGCCGAAACACTGCGGCGCGATCCGACCAACCGAGCCGCACTCCGGTTGATCGTCTCAACGACGGAGAAGCACTTGCCGGAGGCTTCGAAATGGCACAAGCAACTTCCACTGCTGCGACAATGGATGGGTGATCTCGACAAGGTGTTTCGGCTCGCTCGGGACGCCGATGCGGAGCAAGCGGAGTGGATTGCAGAGCGGATGCAGAGCTGGTTTCGGCCCTGGGAGTCAGCGGCATGGACGATGCGAGCGGGGCACATGACGGGCCGACTTCCCAGTCTGCTTCCGGAGCTTGAGCAACGCCGGCAAGCCTTGTTGGTCTGGGAGGCCAAAGCAACCGAAACGCAGATCCAGCAGGCGCGCATGCAACGGACCATGGGGATCATTCCGGGACCATTTCAGATGCCTTCCTTCACGGAATCCTTCGCGATGGGCGAGACTTCGCAAATCGAAGAGAGATCGCCGCTGGTCTTCCGTGATGTGGCTTCCGAGTTGGGTATCCATTCGGACTTCACCACTGGATTCCCTGCGGACGGAAAGGAGTTCTATCTGCATCAAGCCAACGGGGTTGGGCTCGCTGCTCTCGACTATGATCTGGACGGCCGTTGTGACACCTACTTCGCGCGTGCCGGAGGGGATCCCCATCAAACGAACTCTCGGGCAAACCAGCTGTACCGTCAGCTACCCAGCGGAATCTTCGAAGAGGTGACGAATGTCTGCCAGGCCGATGATCGCGGGTACGGGCAGGGGGTTTGCGTGGGGGACGTCAACCAAGATGGGTTCCCCGATGTTCTGATCGCGAACATTGGCCGAAACAGCGTTTACATCAACCAAGGTGATGGGACGTTCCAATCCGATCCAGGACGGATTGTTGGCAATGAGGCGCGGTGGACGTCAAGTTTGGGGCTTGCCGATTTGAATGGGGATGCGCTGCCTGAACTCATCGAAATCAACTACATCGATGACCCATTGGCATTCCAGGTGATGTGCTCGCCGCCCTTTGACAACTGCCAACCTCAGAGTTACCGGGTGGCGCAGGACTACGCCTATGAGATGCAACCTGATGGCACGCTGAAGCCATGGGAATCCGTTTGCGAGGCGATGGCTGAGCATCCAAAGTTCGGGTTCGGGGTCGTCATTGGCAACTATGACGGCCGCTGTGGAAACGACTTCTTTGTGTCCAACGATGGTGATCTCAATCACTTCTGGGTCTCTGATTGCTCCGATCCAGGGGCGTCTGATGCTGGGGATGACTCCGATCCTGGCATCGCCAACCGCTCCATCAAGCGGATGGTTGAGAACGCGGGCTTGGCGGGCTGTGCCGTTGGCCGCAGCGGGATTGGAGAGGCCTGCATGGGAATTGCTGCTGGAGACTTCAATCGAGACGGTCGCTTGGACCTTCATGTGACGAATTTTTACCAGGAGTCAGTCAACCTGTTCGTCCAAACCGCCGGTGGGTACTTCTCCGATGACGCCTTGGCTTATGGGGTCGATACCCCCTCGCGGCCCGTGACTGGCTTCGGGACTCAAGCCGCCGATTTCGACAACGATGGGTGGTTGGACCTGGCGGTTCTGAATGGCCATCTGTTTAACAACCAATCTCAAAGTGTCCCCTACAAAATGTTGCCGACCCTGTTCGGGGGTGGACCGCGTGGTTTTGTACAAAATACTCCAGAGGGGGGTGAGGGCTACTTTGCAGAACCGCAGCTAGGCCGAACCCTTGCCGTCTTGGATTTCGACCGAGATGGCCGGATGGATTTGTTGGCCAATCATCTCAATCGTCCCGCCGCTCTGCTTCACAACCAATCGCAGGCAGGAGACTCAGTTCAGCTCGAATTCATCGGGAAATACAGTGAAAAGTCTGCTTCCGGTGCCGTCGTTCAGGTGTCGTTCGAGGGGCAGGATGGTGAACAAACCCTCACAGGATTTGTATTGGCTGGAGGTGGCTACATGTGCACGAACCAGGCCTTGGTCCACGTTGGAGTTGGACCCTCAGGGGGCGAGGTCACGCTGGAAATCTCATGGCCGTCTGGACTTCTGGAAACGGTGGAAGATCTTGCGGTCAACAAACGGTATCAAATCTTAGAAGGCACTGGTGCGATAAACGCCACTCGCTATCATTCTAGTGACGAATAG
- a CDS encoding DUF1559 domain-containing protein, whose product MRSNQTRRGFTLVELLVVIAIIGVLVGLLLPAVQAAREAARRMSCSNNFKQMGLGLHNYHAAYNKLPKHKGGTHIDGGNNYTHNRGYLSFLVGILPFVEQQGMWETISNPFNFDRNGNALTAPNTYPSMGGTPWFEDYQPWLTQVPMYRCPSDPVVPAPTQVAFSNYAACTGDAFFEQHHNGYQDGNGQPSGDGTWGSTAGNRWARGTFHGRNFTGFRDVLDGLSNTIMCGEIVVGNGNREIINSIHRDGNVANLPPSHWTTAGVIDPARPQFWSDSANWDSNPNHQRGRRWADGRPTYTSFVTIAPPNSFNVCRGEGNFGIYSAASRHQGGVHVLMGDGAVKFITESIDAGNQDHVAYGRDNGDGRGANGGAGRESPYGLWGALGTKGMKEVIDSEF is encoded by the coding sequence ATGAGAAGCAATCAAACTCGGCGGGGATTCACCCTGGTCGAACTTCTGGTCGTGATCGCGATCATCGGAGTCCTCGTTGGACTTCTGCTGCCGGCAGTGCAAGCTGCTCGGGAAGCCGCGCGTCGGATGAGTTGCAGCAACAACTTCAAGCAAATGGGGCTGGGGCTGCACAACTACCACGCTGCTTACAACAAGCTGCCAAAACACAAAGGTGGGACGCACATTGATGGGGGTAACAACTACACCCACAACCGTGGCTACCTCTCTTTCCTGGTTGGCATTTTGCCTTTCGTTGAACAACAGGGCATGTGGGAAACCATTTCCAACCCGTTCAACTTTGACCGGAATGGGAACGCTCTGACCGCTCCCAACACCTACCCTTCGATGGGCGGTACGCCATGGTTCGAAGATTACCAACCCTGGCTGACTCAGGTGCCAATGTATCGCTGCCCAAGCGATCCTGTTGTCCCCGCGCCCACGCAGGTCGCGTTCTCGAATTACGCTGCCTGCACGGGCGACGCATTCTTTGAACAGCACCACAATGGATATCAAGACGGTAACGGTCAGCCGAGTGGCGACGGAACCTGGGGATCCACCGCTGGAAATCGTTGGGCTCGTGGAACATTCCATGGACGCAACTTCACCGGATTCCGTGATGTCTTGGATGGTCTGTCCAACACAATCATGTGTGGTGAGATCGTCGTGGGGAATGGAAACCGTGAAATCATCAACTCGATTCACCGCGATGGAAATGTTGCCAACCTTCCGCCAAGCCATTGGACAACCGCGGGCGTGATTGATCCGGCACGTCCTCAGTTCTGGTCCGACAGTGCCAACTGGGATAGCAATCCAAACCATCAACGTGGTCGTCGTTGGGCCGACGGTCGTCCGACCTACACGTCGTTCGTGACCATTGCTCCACCAAACAGCTTCAATGTTTGTCGTGGCGAAGGCAACTTTGGCATCTACTCTGCCGCCAGTCGTCACCAAGGTGGTGTGCATGTGTTGATGGGCGACGGGGCTGTCAAATTCATCACGGAATCCATCGATGCTGGCAACCAAGATCACGTTGCCTATGGTCGCGACAACGGAGACGGTCGTGGTGCGAACGGTGGAGCGGGACGGGAAAGTCCTTATGGCCTTTGGGGTGCCTTGGGTACCAAGGGGATGAAAGAGGTCATCGACTCCGAGTTCTAG